A segment of the Acidobacteriota bacterium genome:
GCTGCTCCGCCACGTTCGTTCTTGGGAGGCCGGAGCCTGGAGAGGCGAAGACTCCCGAGGAGCAGACGCCCGAGGAGAAGAAGAAATTCCTCGAGTACCTGCCGACCGTGGGCTTCCGCATCTTCGAAAGCGACAAGGGGCAGGTCTACGTCCGCCTCTATTCGTATCTGCGCTACCTGAACCAGAACGGGCTCGACGCGACGTACGTCGACTCCTTCGGGACGACGAAGTCGGTTCAGACCCGTGAGGACGTTCAGCTGAACAAGGTGTTCCTGCCCTTCTCCGGCTGGTTTCTCGACCCGAAGTTCCGTTACTACCTCTGGTTCTGGACGTCGAACGCCGCGGCTGGCGAAGGCGGGCAGGTGGTGGGCGGGGGAAGTCTGAGCTACGTCTTCAGCGACCTGATCACCCTCGGCGGCGGGCTCGGCGCCCTGCCGACCGTCCGGAGCAACGAGAACCAGTTTCCGTACTGGCTCGGCGTGGACGACCGCACGATGGCAGACGAGTTCTTTCGCGGCTCGTACACGATGGGGATCTGGATTCGGGGAAAGCTCCCGTCGTCCCTCTCGTATGCCGTGATGCTCGGCAACAACCTCAGCAACCTGGGGATCAGCGCCGCGCAGCTCTCGACCGGCCTGAACACGCAGTCGTTCCAGCTCGCCTGGACGCCGACGACGGGGGAGTTCGGCTATCTCGGCTCTTTCGGCGACTACGAGCAGCACCAGAACGTCGCGACGCGCCTCGGCGCGCACTACACCCACAGCCGCGAGGACGCCCAGAACCAGTCGAACCCGAATGC
Coding sequences within it:
- a CDS encoding DUF3011 domain-containing protein; protein product: MPRIEEWRSARRAALALAAAFFIASSALAADAPAPRVTCESKPGERQHCPADTSKGVVLAESHGKAPCLLGQTWGYDQKGVWVTEGCSATFVLGRPEPGEAKTPEEQTPEEKKKFLEYLPTVGFRIFESDKGQVYVRLYSYLRYLNQNGLDATYVDSFGTTKSVQTREDVQLNKVFLPFSGWFLDPKFRYYLWFWTSNAAAGEGGQVVGGGSLSYVFSDLITLGGGLGALPTVRSNENQFPYWLGVDDRTMADEFFRGSYTMGIWIRGKLPSSLSYAVMLGNNLSNLGISAAQLSTGLNTQSFQLAWTPTTGEFGYLGSFGDYEQHQNVATRLGAHYTHSREDAQNQSNPNAVDNSQTRLSDGNIVFTRDLFGPGISVDRVTYEMATVDAGIKYKGLALEAEYFWRRLSNFAGPNTAGIANIEDHGYQIQASAMVVPKFVQAYLSGSEIRGPYGNASEVRAGANWYVKGERGVRLNAEWIHLNNCPTGYTALPLSVGANGDVYHVNFELGF